In Aphanothece sacrum FPU1, a single genomic region encodes these proteins:
- the rplQ gene encoding 50S ribosomal protein L17 — MRHRCRVPQLGKPADQRKALLRSLATQLIHHGQIQTTQTRAKAVRAEVDRMITLAKEGSLSARRKALGYLYEKKLVHKLFAEAPERYGNRNGGYTRVVRTLRRRGDNAEMAIIELV; from the coding sequence ATGCGTCATCGGTGTCGCGTGCCTCAACTAGGCAAACCAGCCGACCAACGGAAAGCGTTGCTGCGATCGCTGGCTACTCAATTAATCCATCACGGTCAAATTCAAACCACCCAAACCCGGGCCAAAGCGGTGCGGGCCGAAGTGGACAGAATGATTACTCTAGCTAAAGAAGGTTCTCTGTCGGCCAGACGTAAAGCGTTAGGCTATCTCTATGAGAAAAAGTTAGTTCATAAGCTGTTTGCCGAAGCTCCAGAACGCTATGGCAACCGTAACGGCGGCTATACTAGAGTAGTTCGTACTTTGCGTCGCCGAGGGGATAATGCTGAAATGGCCATTATTGAGCTTGTCTAA
- a CDS encoding DNA-directed RNA polymerase subunit alpha — protein MAQFQIECIESKTQKNQSQYSKFVLEPLERGQGTTVGNALRRVLLANLEGTAVTAVRIAGVNHEFATIPGVREDVLEIMLNMKEMVLKSYADQPQIGRLVATGPGTITAAQFDMPSEVEVIDPTQYVATLTAGAKLEMEFRIDKGTGYAAINRSKDDGSSLDFLQIDAIFMPVTKVNYSIEDIRGDEGQAQDRLMLEIWTNGSFNPKEALSEAAEILVDLFSPLKDLNQLETSTPDYQDDDNPQSQIPIEELQLSVRAYNCLKRAQINTVADLLDYSQEDLLEIKNFGQKSAEEVIEALQKRLGITLPQEKAKT, from the coding sequence GTGGCGCAATTTCAAATTGAGTGTATAGAATCTAAGACTCAAAAAAATCAAAGTCAATACAGTAAATTTGTTTTAGAACCTTTAGAGCGTGGTCAGGGAACAACCGTAGGCAATGCCCTAAGGCGCGTTTTATTGGCCAATTTAGAAGGAACGGCGGTGACTGCTGTTCGCATTGCGGGGGTCAATCATGAATTTGCCACCATTCCTGGGGTGAGAGAGGACGTATTAGAAATCATGCTCAACATGAAAGAGATGGTTCTCAAAAGTTATGCTGATCAACCTCAGATTGGTCGTTTAGTAGCTACTGGCCCTGGCACGATCACCGCCGCTCAATTTGATATGCCATCAGAAGTGGAAGTGATCGATCCGACTCAATACGTAGCCACTCTTACAGCAGGGGCTAAACTAGAGATGGAATTTCGTATTGATAAGGGAACGGGATACGCGGCGATAAATCGGAGCAAAGATGATGGTAGCTCTCTAGATTTTTTACAAATCGATGCAATTTTCATGCCCGTTACGAAAGTTAACTATAGTATCGAGGATATCCGAGGAGATGAGGGACAAGCTCAAGATCGGCTAATGTTGGAAATTTGGACAAATGGGAGTTTTAACCCCAAAGAAGCACTTTCTGAAGCGGCCGAGATCCTTGTAGATTTATTTAGTCCCCTCAAAGATCTCAATCAGCTTGAAACTAGTACCCCTGATTATCAAGATGATGATAATCCTCAAAGCCAAATTCCCATCGAAGAATTACAGCTATCGGTACGGGCTTACAACTGTTTGAAACGGGCGCAAATCAATACAGTAGCCGATTTATTAGATTATAGCCAAGAAGATCTGCTAGAAATCAAAAATTTCGGTCAAAAATCTGCTGAAGAAGTTATTGAGGCCCTGCAAAAGCGTTTAGGCATTACCTTACCCCAGGAAAAAGCCAAAACTTAA